Proteins found in one Neurospora crassa OR74A linkage group II, whole genome shotgun sequence genomic segment:
- a CDS encoding 50S ribosomal protein L24, translated as MSSFLVRPFCLRATTTTTTTTTTTALVQQQLRALTTTTALTYHQPRVPSSAIPIPNVSGRVPLPDSTPVPEDFKIEIPSYPYGPRRVYHQSNTGLYGSALIRFGNNVSKRNEIKTRRKWRPNVQQKRLWSKSLGVFVRTRVTTRVLRTIDKVGGLDEYLLGHKAARVKELGPWGWMLRWRIMQTPEIRERFAKEREALGLPPRREEDEEKSLEEQLREFQVAGIQFAEGKAPKTKGQLKEEADRLIKKSETEEFGLGQEEDLFMKEEPKPTKMA; from the coding sequence ATGTCGTCCTTCCTCGTCCGCCCCTTCTGCCTCcgggccaccaccaccaccaccaccaccaccaccaccaccgccctcgTCCAGCAGCAACTCCGCGCCCTAACAACCACCACGGCCCTAACCTACCACCAACCGCGCGtgccctcctccgccatccccatccccaacGTCTCCGGCCGCGTGCCCCTCCCCGACTCTACCCCCGTCCCCGAGGACTTCAAGATCGAAATCCCTTCGTACCCGTACGGCCCCCGCCGCGTCTACCACCAATCCAACACGGGTCTGTACGGCTCCGCCCTGATCCGCTTCGGCAACAACGTCTCCAAGCGCAACGAAATCAAGACGCGCCGCAAATGGCGTCCCAACGTGCAGCAAAAGCGGCTCTGGTCCAAGTCTCTGGGGGTCTTTGTGCGCACGCGCGTGACCACTCGCGTCTTGCGCACCATTGACAAAGTCGGGGGTTTGGACGAGTACTTGCTGGGCCACAAGGCGGCGCGCGTCAAGGAGCTGGGGCCCTGGGGGTGGATGTTACGGTGGCGGATCATGCAGACGCCTGAGATCAGGGAGCGGTTCGCCAAGGAACGGGAGGCGCTGGGGTTGCCTCCTCGcagagaggaagatgaggaaaagAGTCTGGAGGAGCAGTTGAGGGAGTTTCAGGTTGCGGGCATCCAGTTTGCCGAGGGAAAGGCGCCTAAGACTAAGGGACAactgaaggaggaggcggatcGGTTGATTAAGAAGTCGGAGACGGAGGAGTTTGGGCTGGGACAGGAGGAGGATCTGTTTATGAAGGAGGAGCCGAAGCCCACCAAGATGGCGTAG
- a CDS encoding aspartate aminotransferase — MLSSVRLVTRRAAVRSAFASPGRSLLAVRAASFWANVPQGPPAILGITEAFKADTFDKKINLGVGAYRDDKGKPYVLPSVRKAEDKVIHSRMNKEYAGITGVPEFTKAAAVLAYGKDSSALDRLVITQSISGTGALRIGGEFLNRFFPGAKKIYIPTPSWANHGAVFRDSGLEVAQYAYYDKNTIGLDFEGLIRDLKAAPNSSIFLFHACAHNPTGVDPTPEQWKEIEAVVKDKGHYSFFDMAYQGFASGDIHKDAFAVRYFVEQGHNICLAQSFAKNMGLYGERVGAFSIVCADADEKKRVDSQVKILVRPLYSNPPIHGARIAAEILNTPELYEQWLTEVKEMADRIIKMRALLKENLEKLGSKHDWSHITSQIGMFAYTGLTPEQMEKLAKEHSVYATKDGRISVAGITSENVGRLAEAIFKVKG, encoded by the exons ATGCTTTCCTCGGTCAGACTTGTCACGCGCAGAGCTGCTGTCAGAAGCGCTTTTGCTTCCCCTGGTCGCAGCTTGCTTGCTGTCCGCGCCGCCTCGTTCTGGGCCAACGTCCCCCAAGGTCCTCCT GCCATTCTCG GTATCACGGAAGCTTTCAAGGCCGACACCTTCGACAAGAAGATCAATCTCG GTGTCGGTGCCTACCGCGATGACAAGGGCAAGCCTTACGTCCTCCCCTCCGTCCGCAAGGCCGAGGACAAGGTCATCCACTCCCGCATGAACAAGGAGTACGCAGGCATCACTGGTGTCCCCGAGTTcaccaaggccgccgccgttctCGCCTACGGCAAGGACAGCTCCGCCCTGGACCGTCTTGTCATCACCCAGTCCATCTCGGGTACCGGTGCCCTCCGCATTGGTGGTGAATTCCTCAACCGCTTCTTCCCCGGAGCCAAGAAGATCTACATCCCCACCCCTTCGTGGGCCAACCACGGCGCCGTCTTCCGCGACTCCGGTCTCGAGGTCGCCCAGTATGCCTACTACGACAAGAACACCATCGGCCTCGACTTTGAGGGTCTGATCCGCGACCTCAAGGCTGCCCCCAACAgctccatcttcctcttccacgcCTGCGCCCACAACCCCACCGGTGTCGACCCCACCCCCGAGCAGTGGAAGGAGATCGAGGCCGTCGTCAAGGACAAGGGCCACTACTCCTTCTTCGACATGGCCTACCAGGGTTTCGCTTCCGGCGACATCCACAAGGACGCTTTTGCTGTTCGCTACTTTGTCGAGCAGGGCCACAACATCTGCCTTGCCCAGTCCTTCGCCAAGAACATGGGTCTCTACGGCGAGCGTGTTGGTGCCTTCTCCATTGTCTGTGCCGACGCcgacgagaagaagcgcgTTGACTCGCAGGTCAAGATTCTGGTCCGCCCTCTCTACTCCAACCCCCCCATTCACGGTGCCCGCATCGCCGCCGAGATCCTCAACACCCCCGAGCTCTACGAGCAGTGGCTTACCGAGGTCAAGGAGATGGCTGACCGCATCATCAAGATGCGCGCCCTCCTCAAGGAGAACCTCGAGAAGCTCGGCAGCAAGCACGACTGGAGCCACATCACCAGCCAGATCGGCATGTTTGCCTACACCGGTCTGACCCCCGAGCAGATGGAGAAGCTGGCCAAGGAGCACAGCGTGTATGCCACCAAGGACGGCCGTATCTCTGTCGCTGGTATCACTAGCGAGAACGTTGGCCGTCTCGCCGAGGCCATTTTCAAGGTCAAGGGTTAG
- a CDS encoding aspartate aminotransferase, variant: MNKEYAGITGVPEFTKAAAVLAYGKDSSALDRLVITQSISGTGALRIGGEFLNRFFPGAKKIYIPTPSWANHGAVFRDSGLEVAQYAYYDKNTIGLDFEGLIRDLKAAPNSSIFLFHACAHNPTGVDPTPEQWKEIEAVVKDKGHYSFFDMAYQGFASGDIHKDAFAVRYFVEQGHNICLAQSFAKNMGLYGERVGAFSIVCADADEKKRVDSQVKILVRPLYSNPPIHGARIAAEILNTPELYEQWLTEVKEMADRIIKMRALLKENLEKLGSKHDWSHITSQIGMFAYTGLTPEQMEKLAKEHSVYATKDGRISVAGITSENVGRLAEAIFKVKG, encoded by the coding sequence ATGAACAAGGAGTACGCAGGCATCACTGGTGTCCCCGAGTTcaccaaggccgccgccgttctCGCCTACGGCAAGGACAGCTCCGCCCTGGACCGTCTTGTCATCACCCAGTCCATCTCGGGTACCGGTGCCCTCCGCATTGGTGGTGAATTCCTCAACCGCTTCTTCCCCGGAGCCAAGAAGATCTACATCCCCACCCCTTCGTGGGCCAACCACGGCGCCGTCTTCCGCGACTCCGGTCTCGAGGTCGCCCAGTATGCCTACTACGACAAGAACACCATCGGCCTCGACTTTGAGGGTCTGATCCGCGACCTCAAGGCTGCCCCCAACAgctccatcttcctcttccacgcCTGCGCCCACAACCCCACCGGTGTCGACCCCACCCCCGAGCAGTGGAAGGAGATCGAGGCCGTCGTCAAGGACAAGGGCCACTACTCCTTCTTCGACATGGCCTACCAGGGTTTCGCTTCCGGCGACATCCACAAGGACGCTTTTGCTGTTCGCTACTTTGTCGAGCAGGGCCACAACATCTGCCTTGCCCAGTCCTTCGCCAAGAACATGGGTCTCTACGGCGAGCGTGTTGGTGCCTTCTCCATTGTCTGTGCCGACGCcgacgagaagaagcgcgTTGACTCGCAGGTCAAGATTCTGGTCCGCCCTCTCTACTCCAACCCCCCCATTCACGGTGCCCGCATCGCCGCCGAGATCCTCAACACCCCCGAGCTCTACGAGCAGTGGCTTACCGAGGTCAAGGAGATGGCTGACCGCATCATCAAGATGCGCGCCCTCCTCAAGGAGAACCTCGAGAAGCTCGGCAGCAAGCACGACTGGAGCCACATCACCAGCCAGATCGGCATGTTTGCCTACACCGGTCTGACCCCCGAGCAGATGGAGAAGCTGGCCAAGGAGCACAGCGTGTATGCCACCAAGGACGGCCGTATCTCTGTCGCTGGTATCACTAGCGAGAACGTTGGCCGTCTCGCCGAGGCCATTTTCAAGGTCAAGGGTTAG
- a CDS encoding endo-beta-1,4-mannanase, with translation MLATGVSAAPAGKDKVPKGFVTAEGDHFKLDGKDFYFAGSNAYYFPFNNKSDIEKGMTAARAAGLTVFRTWGFNDKNRTYIPTGLPQYGNEGAGDPTNTVLQWCEADGTQTIDVSPFDKVVDSASQTGIKLIVALTNNWADYGGMDVYTVNLGGKYHDDFYTVPIIKEAYKKYVKAMVTRYRDSKAIMAWELANEPRCGADEKRNLPRSKRCTTETVTGWIEEMSAYVKSLDGNHLVTWGGEGGFNRGGWDGFYNGADGGDFDRELRLRNVDFGTVHLYPDWWSKSVEWSNQWIRDHAASGRAANKPVVLEEYGWMTDKGRLDQLGQVKDETRLEVIGGWQKIAIQEKLAGDLYWQFGYGGYSYGRNHDDSFTIYLEDDEAKELVYKHAEEVQKLNERGH, from the exons ATGCTCGCCACCGGCGTCTCAGCAGCCCCCGCCGGCAAAGACAAAGTCCCCAAGGGCTTCGTCACTGCCGAGGGCGACCACTTCAAGCTCGACGGCAAGGATTTCTACTTTGCTGGTAGCAACGCCTACTACTTCCCTTTCAAC AACAAATCCGACATCGAAAAAGGCATGACCGCCGCCCGCGCCGCCGGCCTCACCGTCTTTCGTACCTGGGGATTCAACGACAAAAACCGCACCTACATCCCCACCGGCCTCCCGCAGTACGGCAACGAAGGCGCCGGCGACCCCACCAACACCGTACTCCAGTGGTGTGAGGCAGACGGCACACAAACCATTGACGTCTCCCCCTTTGACAAGGTCGTCGACTCCGCTTCCCAAACAGGAATCAAGCTCATCGTAGCATTGACGAACAACTGGGCCGACTATGGCGGGATGGATGTCTACACTGTTAATCTGGGGGGGAAGTACCATGATGACTTTTATACGGTACCGATAATCAAGGAGGCTTACAAAAAGTATGTGAAGGCGATGGTGACAAGGTATCGAGACTCAAAAGCGATAATGGCGTGGGAATTGGCGAATGAGCCTCGGTGTGGTGCGGATGAGAAGAGGAATCTGCCGAGGAGTAAGAGGTGTACGACGGAGACGGTGACGGGGTGGATTGAGGAGATGAGTGCGTATGTGAAGAGTTTGGATGGGAATCATTTGGTGACGTggggtggggagggggggtttAATAGGGGCGGGTGGGATGGGTTCTATAATGGGGCGGATGGAGGGGATTTCGATAGggagttgaggttgaggaatGTGGATTTTGGGACGGTGCATTTGTATCCTGAT TGGTGGTCAAAGAGCGTCGAGTGGTCCAACCAATGGATCCGCGACCACGCCGCTTCGGGCCGTGCCGCCAACAAGCCCGTCGTGCTCGAGGAGTACGGGTGGATGACTGACAAGGGCCGTCTGGACCAACTTGGCCAGGTAAAGGACGAGACCAGACTTGAGGTCATTGGCGGATGGCAGAAGATTGCCATCCAGGAGAAGTTGGCCGGCGACTTGTACTGGCAATTTGGCTATGGCGGGTATTCGTACGGACGCAATCATGATGATTCGTTCACCATCTActtggaggatgacgaggccAAGGAGTTGGTGTATAAGCATGCCGAGGAGGTGCAGAAGTTGAATGAGCGAGGGCATTAG
- a CDS encoding DUF1674 domain-containing protein, which translates to MSRRLLTLTRPLSGLSGLSSLSSLPKVTTLRYYSSSFLQRGPAPPRLPADQQAEFERLQAAAEAALYTHVQVPENNNSKHVTQPSSSSAAGRTDTVTAAAAAAGVEVPPVVVIEDVAAQTFSGGIRKGAPPEFEGDKNPKTGEIGGPKNEPLRWGAGGDWSYNGRVTDF; encoded by the coding sequence ATGTCCCGCCGCCTCCTAACCCTCACCCGCCCCCTCTCGGGCCTTTCGGGCCTCTCCAGCCTCTCCAGTCTCCCCAAGGTCACCACCCTTCGgtactactcctcctccttcctccaacgCGGCCCCGCCCCTCCCCGCTTGCCGGCCGACCAACAAGCCGAATTCGAGCGTCTccaagccgccgccgaagccgcgCTGTACACCCACGTCCAAGTACCAGAAAATAACAACTCCAAGCACGTCACccaaccctcctcttcttccgcaGCTGGGAGGACCGACACAgtaacagcagcagcagcagcggcgggcGTCGAAGTCCCCCCCGTGGTGGTAATTGAAGACGTTGCCGCGCAAACCTTTAGCGGCGGGATCCGCAAGGGGGCACCGCCCGAGTTTGAGGGCGATAAGAATCCCAAGACGGGGGAGATCGGGGGACCCAAGAATGAGCCGTTGCGGTGGGGCGCCGGTGGGGATTGGAGCTATAATGGGCGGGTTAcggatttttaa
- a CDS encoding tripeptidyl-peptidase, whose product MLDLGTPFRGGQTSDYITSLSPPIFFLFSQSHLSPTRPGHQSTITIMLWSVLLLAAGASAHVKSSLPSVPSGWKKVRAASADESVSLKIALPAHQPDALETAILRVSDPNHHEYGMHLSSEEVRSLVAPADETTDAVTSWLNRNGIKGKVDNDWVSFTTSVAKANNLLNTTFDWYQQDGDKTGPKLRTLQYSVPDELDAHVDMIQPTTRFGKLAAKASTIFEIFDEPEPKNIANVKVGGDHPTCTGCIYPDEIRSLYNIKYKPSASDKNTIAFASYLEQYSNYDDFTSFAKAFIPDAADRNYTVKLVKGGLHDQSPDKIGVEANLDLQYILAISNPIPIREYSIGGRGPLVPTANQPGPEISNEPYLDFFQYLLSLKNSELPATLSTSYGEEEQSVPREYALKVCSMIGQLGARGVSVIFSSGDSGPGDACIRNDGTNSTYFEPTFPGACPWVTSVGGTYQTGPEKAVDFSSGGFSMYHKRPVYQERVVKKYLDKIGDTYSDFFDEQGRGFPDVSAQASRYAVYVDGRLVGVSGTSASAPMFAGLVALLNAARKSHGLPSLGFINPLLYASKDAFTDIVNGAGTGCRGRPEFAGDVGGTAKWNATEGWDPVTGLGTPKFDKLLALAAPGVKNA is encoded by the exons ATGCTGGATCTTGGTACTCCTTTCCGTGGAGGACAAACGTCCGACTATATAACTTCCCTATCCCCCCcgatcttctttcttttctcccaGTCGCACCTCAGTCCAACCAGACCAGGCCACCAGTCGACCATCACCATTATGCTTTGgtccgtcctcctcctcgccgcggGCGCTTCTGCCCATGTTAAGAGCAGCCTCCCTTCGGTCCCCTCGGGCTGGAAAAAGGTTCGCGCCGCCTCGGCCGACGAGAGCGTGTCGCTTAAGATCGCCCTCCCCGCCCACCAGCCCGATGCTCTTGAGACTGCCATCCTCCGCGTGTCTGATCCCAACCACCACGAGTATGGCATGCACCTGAGCAGCGAAGAGGTTCGCTCGCTGGTCGCCCCTGCGGACGAGACCACGGATGCCGTCACCTCGTGGCTCAACCGCAACGGCATCAAGGGCAAGGTGGACAACGACTGGGTCTCCTTTACCACCTCGGTCGCCAAGGCCAACAACCTGCTCAACACCACTTTCGACTGGTACCAGCAGGACGGCGACAAGACGGGCCCCAAGCTCCGCACTCTCCAGTACAGCGTTCCCGATGAGCTGGATGCCCATGTCGACATGATCCAGCCCACCACCCGTTTCGGCAAGCTCGCCGCCAAGGCCTCCACCATCTTTGAGATCTTCGATGAGCCTGAGCCCAAGAACATTGCCAACGTCAAGGTTGGCGGGGACCACCCCACTTGCACCGGCTGCATCTACCCCGACGAGATTCGCTCCCTGTACAACATCAAGTACAAGCCTTCTGCCTCGGACAAGAACACCATCGCTTTTGCCTCGTACCTTGAGCAGTACTCCAACTATGACGATTTCACCTCGTTCGCCAAGGCCTTTATTCCTGACGCTGCTGACCGCAACTACACCGTCAAGCTGGTCAAGGGTGGTCTCCATGACCAGTCTCCCGATAAAATCGGAG TCGAGGCCAACCTTGACCTCCAATACATCCTCGCCATCTCCAACCCCATCCCGATCCGCGAGTACTCCATTGGCGGCCGCGGCCCGCTCGTCCCTACGGCCAACCAGCCCGGCCCCGAGATCTCCAACGAGCCCTACCTCGATTTCTTCCAGTACCTTTTGTCTCTGAAGAACTCGGAGCTCCCCGCCACCCTCTCCACCTCGTACGGTGAAGAAGAGCAATCCGTGCCCCGCGAGTACGCCCTCAAGGTGTGCTCCATGATCGGCCAGCTCGGCGCGCGCGGTGTATCCGTGATCTTCTCCTCGGGCGACTCCGGTCCCGGCGACGCCTGCATCCGCAACGACGGCACCAACAGCACTTATTTTGAGCCCACCTTCCCGGGCGCCTGCCCGTGGGTTACCTCGGTTGGAGGCACCTACCAGACGGGCCCCGAAAAGGCCGTGGATTTCTCGTCCGGTGGTTTCTCCATGTACCACAAGCGCCCCGTGTACCAGGAACGCGTTGTCAAGAAGTACCTCGACAAGATCGGCGACACGTACAGCGACTTCTTTGACGAGCAGGGCCGTGGCTTCCCCGACGTGAGTGCGCAGGCATCCCGGTACGCTGTGTACGTTGACGGTCGTCTTGTTGGTGTTTCGGGTACCTCTGCCTCGGCGCCCATGTTCGCTGGTCTCGTTGCCCTGCTCAATGCTGCCCGCAAGAGCCACGGCTTGCCAAGCTTGGGATTCATCAACCCCTTGCTGTATGCTTCCAAGGACGCGTTTACGGATATCGTGAATGGTGCGGGTACTGGATGCCGCGGCAGGCCAGAGTTTGCGGGTGATGTGGGTGGAACTGCCAAGTGGAATGCTACCGAGGGATGGGATCCCGTTACGGGATTGGGAACGCCCAAGTTTGACAAGTTGTTGGCGCTGGCGGCGCCGGGGGTTAAGAACGCCTAA